Within Saccharomycodes ludwigii strain NBRC 1722 chromosome IV, whole genome shotgun sequence, the genomic segment GATTCAGTTCCCTATATCCAATATTACTTTCCCAAGTAGGTAAAGAAACTGAAACTGCATGCTGGGTGTCTGGTGGGACACTTTCACCGACTCTTGTTGCTACTTTaaacatttatttataacttAATCTTGCTTTTTGCCCGATGGGTGCTTTatctaatattatttcaaAACTGTCAGCaatgtattttattgttactagtaaagaaagaaattgGGCAAGAAAATTtgatttcattttattaatgaagagtagttttttttatcgtttatatacaattttttttttttaattttttaattttttaattttttaaatttttagtttcttatttttttttttccagcTAGAATCCAACCGTACATCTAAATTAGATTCTTAAATCCATTTATAttccataaaaatataatttactCGGTACTATTATTACAGGAATCTAATAATCTTgctaagaaaaaaaaataaaaatttttttttttaaaaggaactttaaaaaagtgaaaaagagtaataataaaaccttCACCATTTTATTGTATTAAAACTGATAACGTTATTTGTAAATCGGTTTTTTacaaaagataataatgtCGTTAGTTATTAGTACCGATTGCCACACCTagttcttatttttaaaaagtcaAACTTaggatatattttttttttgttatacggcaaaattttaataagatGAGtcaaaatatacaaaacgaaaaaacaaaatttggGTTAACTGTGTCAGCAGCTcgtttataaaaacaagTACATTTATACGCACGgtacataaaaaaaaatcagaCGTTTTCTGAAATTGTCACATAGTAGAACTTTTTGATCGGgcttataaaaaaaaagaaaaaaaaagctataTTACTTGGAATTCTTAAATTGTTTACCTCCGACATTTTTTTACACATCGAAAGAGCAAAGTTTAATGTGTATGAGCTTCAAtgtaatattgaaaatttttgattttcatATCCTTATCAATCATCGAACTAAAATACTACCaagaaaacaaacaaacttTTACTCATtattaagttttttttagatcGTTACTAGTTAACTAACAATcatactttttaaaaaaaaaaaaaaattttttttacttggataatagaaaattaagactctattttcaaaaaatacagTTTtgagaaaacaaaataaaataaaatatatataaaatattttttatccatTAATCGTAAACCCGAGATtaagaaaatttaataaatatttaccattttgttttattcaaaacacaatatatgtaaaataattggaaaaaaaggcaCTTTTGATTAAGTAAATCCCCTTTGTAGCAATGATAACTCAATAATTGAAAGTCCAAAATTACAAAGtcaacagaaaaaaaaaaaaaaaaaaaaaaaaaaaaaattaatatctCTTTTTCCTCCATTTCATTCATTCattcattattttattttattctatttttctttttcaaaaccaAGTCCTTAAAAAACATCCTTTAATTTTCTCAAATTTTCCATAACTTTGCCTGTTGGCCATTCATTTTTCAAGTCACCAACTGCTTTTCTAACCAATGGATCATTTAACCTCATAAATGGATTAAAATTCAACTCATCTTGCAAGGTATAAACCCCTGTTGTCATCTCATGTGTATTACTATAGTTTTCCAATTCATCAAAcgctttatttttttcgtttaaTTGATTATAAACTTTAGCTCTAACAAATTTTACATTTGATCTTGTATATTCATGTCCAGGAAAGACAAAAGTTTTGTTCAAGTTGTTTTTAACATCAACGTCCTTGCATAATTTGACGTTTAAACTATTGTCCATTTGAAATCCATCACCTTCAAAAAATCTACCACAACCACAAGTAAATAATGTATCACCAGTGAAAATGGCATGTTGGTCTTCCACCTTAtcccaaaaataataacaaaccGAATCTTGTGTATGACATGGTGTTCTGATTGCTTTAatcattatattttcaCCCAAGGTAAACCACTCCTTATCTTTGGGTACAATAACTTTAACTTTTGAGGGAACAGGATTAATGGGAACATTATGCTTACTACCAACTATAACATTGATAGGTGTATTAACATTGCCATGAGTACTTAAGTATTCCAATAATGGAATATTCCCGTCTGAATGGTCATAATGGTGGTGAGTATTTACTATACTAGTTATACTGGCGATCTCCTCTTTGTTTAAATTAGGTAAAACATCAGCCATTTCAGCAGGATCGATAATCCAGGATTTCATAGCGCTGACATTATTGCCAATGGTAGGTGTTGTTGTGGATATTAAATAACTATAGTTTACACCACCAGTTAACCATCTCATCTTAATCGGCTTAATCTtcatttttactattttcaaaattaaccTGTGTCTATTATgttgtatttttcttttgttgacTATTTTTATACTCTAAACGATTGATTAAAGCTAGTTATTgtggaaaacaaaattgttaaacaagcttaattgaaaattagATAGAAAAACATTGCTAATAATTgaccttaaaaaaaaaaaaaaaacaattaccCGCCACCAccacctttttttttacgcatttaaattatacaaaaaaaaaagattttaagcggaaataacaaattgtgataaatttcaaatattaactttttgattttttttttcccttttcccccccctttcttttatatatatatatatagaaaaaataaaacatccATATAAATGAGCTGATTATATATGCCCCCCATAAATAGCATCTAAAGAGGTCAAATCAGGTCATTTATTCAACAAAGAATCACGTGTAATATCACTGTCATTATCATGACGAGCCATCTCAATATCCTGATTATTTGCAATCCTAAAAATGCTTAAAAACCTTTTCCACAAACGTAACCAAAATCTATGTGACCCATCGCCGTAATTTCTGTTATTTCTTAAACTATCTACATAATCTTCATGTAAATCAGGAGGTGTCCATCTGTTTAACATTAAAGAATTGGTAACAACACTTATAGAACTGAAAGCCATGGCTAGACCGGCAATCATAGGGTGTAAAGTTATACCCCAGGGGATTAAAACACCAATAGCAATAGGTAACATAAGCATATTGTATAACATTGCCCAGAAAAAATTGAGTTTAATTCTTTGGAAAGTTTTAGTAGAGATGTCCAACCCATAGATCAATCCCTTTATGGAATCATTTTTAGCATCGTCCAAAATAACTATATTACTTGCTTCGATGGCAATATCGGTACCTGAAGAGATCGACACACCCAAATCGCTTGTAACTAAAGCTAAGGAATCGTTAACACCATCACCTATAAAGCAAACCACTTCTTTATTATGTTCTTGCGAATACCTaacaatttcatttttttttgagggAGAAACCTCACTATAAACATTTTCTAGTGGAATACCCAAATGATTGGCTACCTCATTTGCAACTTTATGGTTATCACCAGTAACCATACCGACTTTATAGTTTTTAGAAAGTAAATATTGAACCACTGCAATTGAATCAGACTTGTAATTATCTGATATAACAAATTTACCAATCAATTTACCATCAATGCTCAAATATGCAactgttttattttcaatgttTTCGAATGTAtctctatattttttaccTAAAAGTTTAGTATTGCCAGCTGAATCTTGGGGGTCAAACATCGATTTATTACCAATAGCAACTCTGTGAGtttgttgattttgatTAACACTTATTTCGGCTTCTACACCCTTGCCTAATATGATATTACTTGATAAAATTTCAAGTTTATTTGACgcattaatatttttacatATATTAGCAGTTGTAGCTGCCTGTAACCTAGCATATGACACAATAGCCTTAGCAACGGGATGCTCACTTATGGATTCAACAACATCAACAATGTTCCATAATGTAGAATCATCCAAGTTGCACGCCTTTTCTCGTTCAGTATCATCagtatcattatcattatcaaaCCTTTCAAAGAATTCAATAGTCATTTTACCCGTTGTTAGGGTTCCTGTcttatcaaataaaaacgtGGTGATTTTTCCGACTTTTTGCAAAACATCACCCCCTTTAATCAATACACCATTTTTGGCGCCCAAACCAGTCCCAACCATAATTGCAGTAGGTGCAGCTAACCCTAAAGCACATGGGCATGCTACCACAATAACACTAATGCAGACTTGGAAACACATATATACCGCACCATACTCactttctttaaaaattttcgGTGGATTATTACATATACAACTAACAACAAACCAGGTTATAAAAGTGAATAATGCTAAAAGTAAAACAAAGGGAACAAATTTGGAGGCGATATAATCTGCATACTTTTGCATAGGAGCCTTGGCTAATTGAGCTTGTCTCataattttgataatattggATAACTTGGTTGTATCTCCGACTTGAGTGgctttaaaataaaaatgaccTGAGCCGTTAATAGACCCACCAATTACCAGGTCATTCAAAGACTTATAAACTAGTAATGATTCACCATTAATTAAACTTTCATCAATCTCTGATTCGCCTCTAACAATAATTCCATCACATGGAATTTTCATACCTGGTTTAATCTCCACAATATCGCCAACTTCCAATAGATCAACACTGATTTCTTTACTGTTGTTGGTCGATGCTTCATATAACAAACACGTTGAAGGTGTCAATGTCATAAACTTACTTAGGGCAGTTGATGTTTGGGACTTGGCcttattttctaaatatttACCCAAGGAAATAAATGTTATTAACATCGTGGATGTATCAAAACACACTTTAGGCATCTCAGAATagttattactattattattattattgccattGTATTGCATCATTGGATAAGACATCATCGGcatgttgttgttgcgACCTGAATCAAGCCTATTGGCCACATAGATATTTCTTAAAATAGAACCAACACTAAACAAATAAGCTGAGGTGGTGGAAATGCAGACCAATGTGTCCATAGTTCCAGTTAAATGCTTTAAAGAATTGTAAGTTGCTTTGTAGAAAAATCCACCCAAATAAAACTGAACATATGAGGCTAAAAGTAAACCAATTAAATCCCTACTGTAAAATCCATTGACTAAAAATTCGGTATAGGGGAAAATACCCTTACACGATTTATTGGGGAAAAACATTGGTATAAAAGTGTAAATGGCcataattaaaaaggaaCAAATACCTGCATGTATTAATTTATGACGCCAAAATTGGATCTCCTTTACCCTTGATAAAATCTTTAGCTGCGAAGAATTGTCTAAGGAAGACGAAACACAACTGTCAAACCCTAGATCCGAAAGTTCAGCAATGATTTGtctgatattaataattgttGGGTTATAAGTTACAGCACAATTTTCCGTAGCTAGTTTGACCGTACAGTCACTTATTCCTTGAATGTTTTTTAAACCACTTTCTATTGTGGTAACACAGACATCGCCAGACATACCAAATACCTTTAAGTTTATACATTTCTCAGAAACCAAAGAAGCAGAAGTATCTGAATTTTCGTCTAAACCTATTAAACTAGCATCAAACCCGCAATCTTCTATTATAGTTTGTAGCTCCTGatagtttttaattatgGCAGGGT encodes:
- a CDS encoding hydroxyacylglutathione hydrolase (similar to Saccharomyces cerevisiae YDR272W | GLO2 | GLyOxalase (paralog of YOR040W | GLO4)), producing the protein MKIKPIKMRWLTGGVNYSYLISTTTPTIGNNVSAMKSWIIDPAEMADVLPNLNKEEIASITSIVNTHHHYDHSDGNIPLLEYLSTHGNVNTPINVIVGSKHNVPINPVPSKVKVIVPKDKEWFTLGENIMIKAIRTPCHTQDSVCYYFWDKVEDQHAIFTGDTLFTCGCGRFFEGDGFQMDNSLNVKLCKDVDVKNNLNKTFVFPGHEYTRSNVKFVRAKVYNQLNEKNKAFDELENYSNTHEMTTGVYTLQDELNFNPFMRLNDPLVRKAVGDLKNEWPTGKVMENLRKLKDVF
- the CCC2 gene encoding Cu(2+)-transporting P-type ATPase CCC2 (similar to Saccharomyces cerevisiae YDR270W | CCC2 | Cross-Complements Ca(2+) phenotype of csg1), with the protein product MTRALISVQGMTCSACVATITKQLENLKGVESVNVSLVTEECNVDYDSTLIKSHEDLIEVIEDCGFDANLISLEEKDGGNKQEEVKQTIKASNGSNINGNISTLNNDSETNRIHFNVQGMTCSACVATITKQLEDLNGVESVNVSLVTEECTINYDPAIIKNYQELQTIIEDCGFDASLIGLDENSDTSASLVSEKCINLKVFGMSGDVCVTTIESGLKNIQGISDCTVKLATENCAVTYNPTIINIRQIIAELSDLGFDSCVSSSLDNSSQLKILSRVKEIQFWRHKLIHAGICSFLIMAIYTFIPMFFPNKSCKGIFPYTEFLVNGFYSRDLIGLLLASYVQFYLGGFFYKATYNSLKHLTGTMDTLVCISTTSAYLFSVGSILRNIYVANRLDSGRNNNMPMMSYPMMQYNGNNNNNSNNYSEMPKVCFDTSTMLITFISLGKYLENKAKSQTSTALSKFMTLTPSTCLLYEASTNNSKEISVDLLEVGDIVEIKPGMKIPCDGIIVRGESEIDESLINGESLLVYKSLNDLVIGGSINGSGHFYFKATQVGDTTKLSNIIKIMRQAQLAKAPMQKYADYIASKFVPFVLLLALFTFITWFVVSCICNNPPKIFKESEYGAVYMCFQVCISVIVVACPCALGLAAPTAIMVGTGLGAKNGVLIKGGDVLQKVGKITTFLFDKTGTLTTGKMTIEFFERFDNDNDTDDTEREKACNLDDSTLWNIVDVVESISEHPVAKAIVSYARLQAATTANICKNINASNKLEILSSNIILGKGVEAEISVNQNQQTHRVAIGNKSMFDPQDSAGNTKLLGKKYRDTFENIENKTVAYLSIDGKLIGKFVISDNYKSDSIAVVQYLLSKNYKVGMVTGDNHKVANEVANHLGIPLENVYSEVSPSKKNEIVRYSQEHNKEVVCFIGDGVNDSLALVTSDLGVSISSGTDIAIEASNIVILDDAKNDSIKGLIYGLDISTKTFQRIKLNFFWAMLYNMLMLPIAIGVLIPWGITLHPMIAGLAMAFSSISVVTNSLMLNRWTPPDLHEDYVDSLRNNRNYGDGSHRFWLRLWKRFLSIFRIANNQDIEMARHDNDSDITRDSLLNK